A single Nomia melanderi isolate GNS246 chromosome 13, iyNomMela1, whole genome shotgun sequence DNA region contains:
- the LOC116425635 gene encoding glutathione S-transferase 1-like, with product MPIDFYYFPLSPPSRSVMLLAKAIGVHLNLKTVNVLKGEHMKPSFIKINPQHVIPTIVDNGFILCESRPIMGYLVSKYAKNDSLYPKDSKKRAKVDEMLFFDNGTLYPNILKCYPPVMLGVKNSIEESEVRAVEKSCERLNIFLEGNEFVAGDALTIADISISTSIIFLQCFSFDIGRYDNVAAWFNRCKEHLDKFGFEEVHAEGTKQFTEWYQQNLLGPS from the exons ATGCCGATTGATTTTTACTACTTCCCGCTCAGTCCACCGAGTCGGTCGGTTATGTTGCTCGCAAAAGCGATCGGTGTTCACCTGAACTTGAAGACGGTCAATGTGCTAAAAGGGGAGCACATGAAGCCGTCCTTTATAAAG ATAAATCCACAGCACGTGATACCAACCATAGTTGATAACGGATTCATTTTATGTGAAAG CCGGCCGATCATGGGATATTTAGTCAGCAAGTATGCGAAAAATGACTCATTGTACCCCAAAGATTCGAAAAAGAGAGCCAAAGTGGACGAAATGCTATTCTTCGACAATGGGACACTCTACCCGAATATACTGAAATGTTAT CCTCCTGTCATGTTGGGTGTAAAGAACTCCATTGAGGAAAGTGAAGTGCGAGCAGTAGAGAAATCCTGTGAAAGATTGAACATTTTCCTTGAAGGCAATGAGTTCGTTGCAGGGGATGCACTAACGATTGCTGATATCTCTATCAGTacatctattatatttttacag TGTTTCAGCTTCGATATTGGCAGGTATGACAACGTGGCAGCGTGGTTCAATCGTTGCAAAGAGCACCTCGATAAATTCGGGTTCGAAGAAGTGCACGCTGAAGGAACGAAACAGTTTACCGAGTGGTATCAGCAGAATTTATTGGGGCCCAGTTAA